The Bacillus vallismortis genome window below encodes:
- a CDS encoding YnfA family protein: MMLMTILLFLAAGLAEIGGGYLVWLWLREAKPVGYGIAGALILIVYGILPTFQSFPSFGRVYAAYGGVFIVLAVLWGWLVDRKTPDLYDWVGALICLLGVCVILFAPRG; this comes from the coding sequence GTGATGCTGATGACCATTCTTTTATTTCTCGCGGCGGGGCTTGCCGAAATTGGCGGCGGGTATTTGGTTTGGCTGTGGCTGAGAGAGGCAAAGCCAGTCGGCTACGGGATCGCCGGAGCGCTGATCCTGATTGTCTACGGCATTCTTCCAACGTTTCAGTCCTTCCCTTCCTTCGGCCGTGTATACGCCGCTTATGGCGGAGTATTCATCGTGCTTGCGGTCCTGTGGGGATGGCTTGTCGACCGGAAAACACCTGATCTGTATGACTGGGTCGGCGCATTGATTTGTCTCCTCGGCGTCTGTGTCATTTTATTTGCGCCGCGCGGATAA
- a CDS encoding YfjD family protein, with translation MKNQEIVEVKSRMFLRIWAFVGSAGMGLACLWLFYMGITFQTKYYLLAIPAGFLFTLFCLYLFIIFFPAFTPRGNTIFRIKTGKDGELFTDKVSVKFIDIKKIEMSRHKSSLKGLFQEDVMIRTVDRKTIRIPTWNIVPNPLFFEAVERYILPHLNEEAKSNWISQFTEIQRNAYLKEFEDHPKL, from the coding sequence TTGAAAAACCAAGAAATTGTTGAAGTCAAAAGCAGAATGTTCCTAAGAATATGGGCTTTTGTCGGATCTGCCGGTATGGGATTAGCATGTTTGTGGCTCTTTTATATGGGTATTACCTTTCAAACGAAATATTACCTTTTAGCCATTCCTGCCGGCTTTCTGTTCACCTTGTTTTGTTTATATTTATTTATCATCTTCTTTCCGGCGTTCACCCCGCGGGGAAATACCATCTTCCGCATCAAAACAGGAAAAGATGGAGAGTTGTTCACTGACAAAGTGTCTGTGAAATTTATCGATATAAAGAAAATTGAGATGAGCCGGCATAAATCTAGCCTAAAAGGGCTTTTTCAGGAAGATGTAATGATTCGGACTGTTGACCGGAAAACTATTCGCATTCCCACTTGGAACATTGTTCCGAACCCTCTGTTTTTTGAAGCGGTTGAACGCTATATCCTCCCCCATCTGAATGAAGAGGCGAAAAGCAACTGGATCAGCCAGTTTACGGAGATTCAGAGAAACGCGTATTTGAAGGAATTTGAGGATCATCCGAAGCTTTAG
- a CDS encoding ABC transporter ATP-binding protein → MQKALSFLKPHSFLVGIALVLMLTELAVELVQPLLIAKIIDDGILKQDLRHVWTWGAVMIGLTVLSFAGGMLNSFYAAHVSQSFSYDTRKGLFQKIQSFSYSTFGQFSSSSYITRLTNDVTQVQNMIFMSLRFMLRAPLMIAGGIVLSLAVNVKLGFFLLVTIPILILFLLWVLKKGGALFRSVQKRLDQVNTVMQENLTAIKLIKALLRGSHEVKRFIKANTRLMEKTVSAFQLVEFTMPVLMLLMNLCILLILWAGAHSITSGSTQVGDVVAIINYATRITGALSMFPFLIMIFTRAKASGDRIGEVLETEGDEGEEGIITDRLSGRIVFQHVSFRYPDMDREALRDVSFSVNPRETIAILGATGAGKSTLFQLIPRLYQPDSGSIYIDEKPIRDVPAEGLRKQIGYVPQEVLLFSGTIKENIAWGKENASLDEIMEAAKHAQIHETIMKLPNGYDTVLGQRGVNLSGGQKQRISIARALIRKPAILLLDDSTSALDLQTEAKLLEAISTYECTTLIITQKMTTAMKADEILLLEDGELIEKGTHSELLSESQLYKRIYESQFGREGSESC, encoded by the coding sequence ATGCAAAAGGCTTTATCATTTTTAAAACCACATTCATTCCTGGTGGGAATTGCCCTGGTTCTCATGCTGACGGAGCTTGCGGTTGAACTGGTGCAGCCTCTATTGATCGCAAAAATCATCGACGATGGGATATTGAAGCAAGATCTCCGGCATGTGTGGACATGGGGCGCGGTCATGATTGGACTGACCGTGTTATCATTTGCGGGGGGAATGCTGAATTCCTTTTATGCCGCCCATGTCAGCCAAAGCTTTTCCTATGATACGAGAAAAGGGCTTTTTCAAAAAATCCAGTCCTTCTCCTATTCGACATTTGGACAGTTTTCGTCCTCTTCTTATATCACAAGGCTGACAAACGATGTCACACAGGTTCAAAATATGATTTTTATGAGTTTGCGGTTTATGCTGCGGGCTCCGTTAATGATTGCAGGCGGCATTGTGCTGTCGCTGGCCGTTAATGTGAAGCTCGGCTTTTTTCTGCTTGTGACCATTCCGATCTTGATCTTGTTTTTGCTATGGGTATTAAAGAAAGGCGGGGCGCTGTTCCGCTCAGTGCAGAAACGGCTGGATCAGGTGAACACCGTCATGCAGGAAAACTTAACCGCAATCAAGCTGATCAAAGCGCTGCTTCGCGGCAGCCACGAGGTCAAAAGATTTATCAAAGCCAACACAAGGCTGATGGAAAAAACAGTTTCAGCATTTCAGCTTGTGGAATTCACGATGCCTGTGCTGATGCTGCTGATGAACCTCTGCATTCTTTTGATTTTGTGGGCAGGGGCCCACAGTATCACGAGCGGAAGCACTCAGGTCGGTGATGTTGTCGCGATTATTAACTACGCAACACGAATTACGGGCGCGCTTTCGATGTTTCCGTTTTTGATTATGATTTTCACCCGGGCTAAAGCTTCTGGAGATAGAATCGGCGAGGTGCTTGAAACGGAGGGCGACGAAGGAGAGGAAGGGATCATAACTGATCGTTTGTCGGGACGGATTGTGTTTCAGCATGTATCCTTCCGTTATCCTGACATGGACAGAGAAGCGCTGCGAGATGTTTCATTTTCCGTAAATCCAAGGGAAACAATCGCGATTCTCGGTGCGACGGGAGCGGGCAAATCCACGCTCTTTCAGCTCATTCCGCGGCTTTATCAGCCGGATTCAGGCAGCATTTACATAGATGAAAAGCCGATTCGTGATGTTCCGGCCGAGGGGCTTCGCAAGCAAATTGGATATGTACCGCAGGAAGTGCTCCTGTTTTCCGGCACAATCAAAGAAAATATCGCTTGGGGCAAAGAAAATGCTTCACTTGATGAAATAATGGAAGCGGCCAAACATGCGCAGATTCATGAAACGATTATGAAGCTCCCGAATGGATATGACACTGTATTGGGACAAAGAGGCGTCAACCTGTCCGGCGGCCAGAAGCAGCGGATTTCCATTGCGCGGGCGCTGATCCGAAAGCCGGCCATCCTTCTTTTAGATGACAGCACAAGCGCACTCGACCTGCAAACGGAGGCAAAGCTGCTTGAGGCGATCAGCACCTATGAGTGCACAACTTTGATCATTACGCAAAAAATGACCACGGCGATGAAAGCTGATGAGATTTTGCTGCTTGAGGATGGCGAACTGATTGAAAAAGGCACGCACAGTGAGCTGCTTTCTGAATCTCAGTTATACAAGCGCATTTACGAGTCGCAATTCGGAAGGGAGGGGAGTGAGTCGTGCTAA
- the malP gene encoding PTS maltose transporter subunit IIBC, translated as MMQKIQRFGSAMFVPVLLFAFAGIIVGVSTLFKNQTLMGPLADPDGLWYQCWYIIEQGGWTVFNQMPLLFAIGIPVALAKKAQARACLEALTVYLTFNYFVSSILTVWGGAFGVDMNQEAGGTSGLTMIAGIKTLDTNIIGAIFISSIVVYLHNRYFDKKLPDFLGIFQGSTYIVMISFFIMIPIALAVSYIWPMVQTGIGSLQSFLVASGAVGVWIYTFLERILIPTGLHHFIYTPFIYGPAVAEGGIVTYWAQHLGEYSQSAKSLKELFPQGGFALHGNSKIFGIPGIALAFYATASKEKKKLVAGLLIPVTLTAIVAGITEPIEFTFLFISPFLFAVHAVLAASMSTVMYLAGVVGNMGGGLIEAATLNWIPLFGSHGMTYVYQILIGLSFTAIYFFVFRFLILKFNIATPGREKDDQQETKLYSKQEYKDRKNKRDETAAAAETADDTAFLYVEALGGKDNITEVTNCATRLRVSVKDETKVESDSVFRALGAHGVVRNGKAFQVIIGLSVPQMRERVEKILNQ; from the coding sequence ATGATGCAAAAAATTCAGCGCTTTGGAAGCGCGATGTTTGTGCCTGTTCTTTTATTCGCGTTCGCCGGCATCATCGTCGGAGTTAGTACGCTATTTAAAAATCAAACCCTCATGGGTCCGCTCGCCGATCCAGACGGGTTGTGGTATCAGTGCTGGTATATCATTGAGCAGGGCGGCTGGACAGTATTTAATCAAATGCCGCTCTTATTCGCCATCGGAATCCCGGTTGCTTTGGCGAAGAAAGCTCAGGCTCGCGCTTGTTTGGAAGCGCTTACGGTTTACTTGACATTCAATTACTTTGTGAGCTCAATCTTGACGGTATGGGGAGGCGCATTTGGCGTCGACATGAACCAAGAGGCCGGCGGAACGAGTGGGTTAACGATGATCGCGGGCATCAAAACGCTTGATACCAACATTATCGGGGCCATCTTTATTTCTTCGATTGTCGTCTATTTGCATAATCGTTATTTCGATAAAAAACTGCCCGATTTTCTCGGCATCTTTCAAGGCTCAACGTATATTGTGATGATTTCCTTCTTCATTATGATCCCGATTGCCTTGGCCGTGTCTTATATTTGGCCGATGGTTCAGACGGGAATCGGCTCGCTTCAAAGCTTCCTGGTTGCTTCGGGGGCGGTGGGCGTTTGGATTTATACGTTTTTGGAACGGATTTTGATTCCGACCGGGCTTCATCACTTTATTTACACGCCGTTTATTTACGGGCCTGCTGTAGCGGAAGGCGGGATCGTCACATATTGGGCACAGCATCTCGGTGAATATTCGCAAAGTGCCAAATCGCTGAAGGAGCTTTTCCCGCAAGGCGGCTTCGCGCTCCACGGCAACTCGAAAATCTTCGGCATTCCGGGGATCGCCCTGGCGTTTTATGCCACAGCCAGCAAGGAAAAGAAAAAACTCGTCGCAGGACTGCTGATTCCTGTTACGCTGACGGCGATTGTCGCCGGTATTACAGAGCCGATTGAGTTCACTTTCTTATTCATTTCTCCTTTCTTATTTGCGGTTCACGCCGTGCTTGCGGCATCAATGTCGACCGTCATGTATTTGGCTGGTGTCGTCGGAAACATGGGAGGCGGGCTGATCGAAGCGGCTACCTTGAACTGGATTCCGCTCTTTGGAAGCCACGGTATGACGTATGTGTATCAAATTTTGATCGGGCTCTCTTTTACAGCTATTTATTTTTTCGTCTTCCGATTTTTAATCCTCAAATTCAATATCGCCACACCAGGACGGGAAAAGGATGACCAGCAGGAAACAAAGCTGTATTCGAAACAAGAATACAAAGACAGAAAAAACAAGAGGGACGAAACGGCCGCCGCTGCTGAAACGGCAGATGACACCGCTTTTCTGTATGTTGAAGCGCTGGGCGGAAAAGACAACATCACAGAAGTCACAAACTGCGCCACCCGCCTCAGAGTCAGTGTCAAGGATGAAACAAAGGTTGAATCCGACAGCGTATTCCGCGCGCTTGGCGCACACGGGGTCGTCAGGAATGGGAAAGCGTTTCAGGTGATTATCGGATTGAGCGTTCCGCAGATGCGGGAGCGTGTGGAAAAAATATTGAATCAATAA
- a CDS encoding small acid-soluble spore protein H, translated as MNIQRAKEIVESPDMKKVTYNGVPIYIQHVNEEDGTARIYPLDEPQEEHEVQLTNLKED; from the coding sequence ATGAATATTCAAAGGGCGAAAGAAATTGTAGAATCTCCCGACATGAAGAAAGTAACATATAACGGAGTTCCTATTTACATTCAGCACGTGAATGAAGAAGACGGAACAGCGAGAATTTATCCGCTTGATGAACCGCAAGAGGAGCATGAAGTGCAGCTGACCAACTTAAAAGAGGATTAA
- a CDS encoding sigma-54-dependent Fis family transcriptional regulator, giving the protein MNSIPNDLQTWKRFVKDGVLDEARLRKRIAESWHRCKKAEVNPYLEKGPKVLQQTELDQQSKKHSFFLKTAQPYLEKLLPAIKEMEMMALLIDSEGVVQSLDGHPRALYEAKRINFVKGACWTETAVGTNAIGTALHVIEPVAIQGSEHYSIASHHWNCSAAPIHHEDGSLAGVIDISCPTAGAHPHMLGIATAIAYAAERELAAKSREKELELISRFGDRAASRVPMVLCNTKQHIISASMPIRTSIPDWQGRHLYELKERGFSIEKAVTMGDGGMCFYLSEQKKKPAFRFNGVIGQSGRSQGMLKNLERAAAADATVCLSGETGTGKEVAARALHENSERRHGPFVAVNCGAIPSDLIESELFGYAEGAFTGAKRNGYKGAFQKANHGTLFLDEIGEISHSMQVALLRVLQERKITPVGGAKEIPVDIRVIAATHCDLRELAESGIIREDLFYRLHVYPIDLPPLRDRPEDIPDLFQYYKQKNHWPGELPLALLDVLKQWRWPGNIRELFNVFERLSIRFPDGRLKDEPLTALLEAAGLPISPAEKKPDAAGALTLREQIQKDMMIKALESAKGNVSQAAKISGIPRSTFYKRLKKFNLAAES; this is encoded by the coding sequence ATGAATTCGATCCCAAACGATTTGCAAACCTGGAAACGTTTTGTGAAAGACGGTGTACTTGATGAAGCACGGTTAAGAAAACGGATCGCCGAGTCATGGCATCGCTGCAAAAAAGCTGAGGTCAACCCATATTTAGAAAAAGGCCCAAAGGTTTTACAGCAAACGGAGCTGGATCAGCAGTCAAAAAAGCATTCATTTTTCCTGAAGACCGCACAGCCTTACCTCGAAAAACTGCTGCCTGCCATAAAAGAAATGGAAATGATGGCGCTGTTAATTGATTCAGAGGGTGTTGTTCAGTCACTCGACGGCCATCCCCGCGCGCTCTATGAAGCCAAACGCATCAACTTCGTCAAGGGCGCGTGCTGGACGGAAACGGCTGTCGGAACAAATGCGATTGGCACGGCGCTCCACGTGATTGAGCCGGTTGCGATACAAGGATCAGAACATTACTCCATCGCTTCCCATCACTGGAATTGTTCAGCCGCTCCGATTCACCATGAGGATGGCAGCCTTGCGGGTGTGATTGACATATCGTGTCCAACGGCAGGCGCGCATCCCCACATGCTCGGTATAGCCACTGCGATCGCTTATGCCGCGGAACGGGAACTGGCAGCTAAAAGCCGCGAGAAAGAGCTGGAGCTGATCAGCCGTTTTGGAGATAGGGCTGCATCCCGTGTGCCAATGGTTCTCTGCAATACCAAACAGCACATTATCAGCGCGAGCATGCCGATTCGAACCTCAATACCGGATTGGCAGGGCCGACACCTGTATGAGTTGAAAGAACGGGGCTTTTCAATCGAAAAAGCAGTCACCATGGGAGATGGAGGCATGTGTTTTTATCTCTCGGAACAAAAGAAAAAGCCGGCATTTCGTTTCAATGGAGTTATCGGGCAAAGCGGCCGATCGCAAGGAATGCTGAAGAACCTTGAACGAGCGGCTGCGGCGGATGCAACGGTCTGTCTGTCGGGCGAAACGGGTACGGGGAAGGAAGTCGCGGCACGCGCGCTTCATGAGAACAGCGAGCGGCGGCACGGCCCGTTTGTTGCTGTCAATTGCGGAGCGATCCCGTCTGACTTGATTGAAAGCGAGCTTTTCGGCTATGCGGAGGGCGCTTTTACGGGAGCGAAACGAAACGGCTACAAAGGCGCCTTTCAAAAAGCGAATCATGGGACCTTATTTTTAGATGAGATCGGAGAAATCTCCCATTCAATGCAGGTTGCGCTTTTAAGGGTGCTTCAGGAACGCAAGATTACGCCGGTCGGCGGAGCGAAAGAAATTCCGGTTGATATTAGAGTCATTGCCGCCACACATTGTGATTTGCGCGAGCTTGCTGAAAGCGGGATAATCAGAGAGGACTTGTTTTACCGCCTTCATGTCTATCCAATCGATCTTCCTCCTTTACGCGACCGCCCCGAAGATATTCCGGACCTCTTTCAGTACTACAAACAGAAAAATCATTGGCCTGGCGAACTTCCCCTTGCTTTGTTGGATGTGCTGAAACAATGGAGGTGGCCGGGGAATATTCGCGAGCTGTTTAATGTGTTTGAACGTCTTTCCATCAGATTTCCGGACGGCCGGCTGAAGGATGAGCCGCTCACCGCTTTACTGGAAGCTGCCGGACTGCCGATCAGCCCGGCAGAAAAAAAGCCGGATGCGGCCGGCGCGCTGACCCTTCGTGAGCAAATCCAAAAAGATATGATGATCAAAGCGCTTGAATCCGCAAAAGGTAACGTCTCTCAAGCCGCCAAAATCAGCGGGATCCCCCGAAGCACTTTCTACAAACGGCTGAAAAAATTCAACTTGGCCGCTGAATCATAA
- the glvR gene encoding MurR/RpiR family transcriptional regulator GlvR encodes MQLEELINQHYNKLNDNDFHILKYILNHKHTCYHLGIDAMAKACSVSRSSILRLAQKLGFSGYSEFRVFLKWEDQPEEGENMSFQKLLDDIESNLKFLRTKDMTDMCQLIDEADRIFVYGSGNAQKICARDLQRMFIPRHRYLIMIEDRNEFNLMRDDFKVNDLFIIISLSGETPELIPQARMLSAKGIPFISITNLKNNVLAQLTPHNLYATSKPVTLSDKTEIVAFTPFFIVGEALFRAYVDYKEAEKNDIE; translated from the coding sequence ATGCAGCTCGAAGAATTGATTAATCAGCACTATAACAAATTAAATGACAACGATTTTCATATTTTAAAATATATATTGAATCACAAGCACACGTGCTATCACCTTGGAATCGACGCAATGGCCAAAGCCTGCAGCGTATCGCGTTCCTCGATTTTGCGGCTTGCCCAAAAGCTCGGTTTCAGCGGCTACAGTGAATTTCGCGTCTTTTTAAAGTGGGAAGATCAGCCGGAAGAAGGCGAGAATATGAGTTTTCAAAAGCTGCTTGACGATATTGAATCAAATCTGAAGTTCTTGAGGACAAAGGACATGACGGACATGTGCCAGCTGATTGATGAAGCAGACCGCATTTTCGTGTACGGATCAGGAAATGCGCAAAAGATCTGCGCTCGTGATCTGCAAAGAATGTTTATTCCGCGCCATCGGTATCTCATTATGATTGAAGACAGAAATGAATTTAATCTGATGCGGGACGATTTTAAAGTAAACGATCTGTTTATCATCATTTCTCTTTCCGGAGAAACACCGGAGCTGATTCCTCAGGCAAGAATGCTTTCTGCAAAGGGGATTCCCTTTATTTCCATTACGAATTTAAAAAACAATGTCCTCGCCCAGCTGACTCCGCACAATCTTTATGCGACAAGCAAACCTGTGACATTAAGCGATAAAACGGAAATTGTCGCTTTTACACCTTTTTTTATCGTTGGCGAAGCATTGTTCCGCGCATATGTTGATTACAAAGAGGCAGAAAAAAATGACATTGAGTAA
- a CDS encoding WXG100 family type VII secretion target — translation MDSYKVIELANKYSAAAEEVRSSKMLLESRLSALGDAWQGKARDSFDQDFEETKAAYDQFELELLETSQELKAAAVKIEERKAEIARMEEMERKAREERHKLRG, via the coding sequence TTGGACTCATATAAAGTCATTGAGCTGGCAAACAAGTACAGTGCGGCCGCGGAAGAGGTCAGAAGCTCCAAAATGCTCCTTGAATCCCGGTTATCTGCATTAGGGGATGCTTGGCAGGGGAAAGCAAGAGATTCGTTCGACCAGGATTTCGAGGAAACGAAAGCGGCCTACGATCAATTCGAACTGGAACTGCTTGAAACAAGCCAAGAACTTAAAGCAGCCGCCGTCAAAATAGAAGAACGAAAAGCAGAGATTGCCAGAATGGAAGAAATGGAACGTAAAGCCAGAGAGGAAAGACATAAACTCAGGGGGTGA
- a CDS encoding YfjD family protein codes for MIEVKSMMFLRAWLFLATGGAFIAGVWLVSEALTFESKYALLYLGGGLMAIVYGLITFFMAFPAFTSRGNIIFSVKTGPDGEIFSRNRSARFSEIKQIYMGRHHNSLKGIFFEDIIIEKTDGKAVRIPTWNIIANPLFFETVERYILPHLNEEAKSNWISQFTEIQRNAYLKEFEDHPNL; via the coding sequence TTGATTGAAGTAAAAAGCATGATGTTTCTAAGAGCTTGGCTGTTCCTCGCCACAGGGGGCGCCTTTATTGCGGGAGTGTGGCTGGTGTCTGAAGCACTCACATTTGAATCTAAGTATGCCCTGCTTTATTTGGGCGGAGGATTAATGGCGATTGTTTATGGATTAATCACATTTTTTATGGCTTTTCCGGCGTTCACAAGCCGGGGAAATATTATTTTCAGCGTAAAGACAGGTCCTGATGGCGAGATTTTCTCGCGAAATCGCAGTGCGCGTTTTTCAGAAATCAAACAGATTTATATGGGACGGCATCATAACAGTTTGAAAGGGATCTTTTTTGAGGATATCATCATCGAGAAAACAGATGGCAAGGCCGTTCGCATCCCTACCTGGAACATTATCGCGAACCCTCTGTTTTTTGAAACGGTTGAACGCTATATCCTCCCCCATCTGAATGAAGAGGCGAAAAGCAACTGGATCAGCCAGTTTACGGAGATTCAGAGAAACGCTTATTTGAAGGAATTTGAGGATCATCCGAATCTTTAA
- the glvA gene encoding maltose-6'-phosphate glucosidase, with protein MKKKSFSIVIAGGGSTFTPGIVLMLLDHLEEFPIRKLKLYDNDKERQDRIAGACDVFIREKAPDIEFTATTDPEEAFTDVDFVMAHIRVGKYAMRALDEQIPLKYGVVGQETCGPGGIAYGMRSIGGVLEIVDYMETYSPDAWMLNYSNPAAIVAEATRRLRPNSKILNICDMPVGIEDRMAHILGLSSRKDMKVRYYGLNHFGWWTSIHDQEGNDLMPKLKEHVSQYGYIPKTDAEAVEASWNDTFAKARDVQAADPDTLPNTYLQYYLFPDDMVKKSNPNHTRANEVMEGREAFIFSQCDMITREQSSENSEIKIDDHASYIVDLARAIAYNTGERMLLIVENNGAIANFDPTAMVEVPCIVGSNGPEPITVGTIPQFQKGLMEQQVSVEKLTVEAWAEKSFQKLWQALILSKTVPNTRVARLILEDLIEANKDYWPQLDQSPTRIS; from the coding sequence ATGAAGAAAAAATCATTCTCAATCGTAATAGCGGGCGGAGGAAGCACTTTCACTCCAGGGATCGTTCTGATGCTCTTAGATCATTTGGAGGAGTTTCCGATCAGAAAGCTCAAGCTGTATGATAATGATAAGGAAAGACAGGATCGCATTGCGGGCGCCTGTGATGTTTTTATTAGAGAAAAAGCGCCGGACATTGAATTTACAGCGACGACTGACCCGGAAGAAGCTTTTACAGATGTCGATTTTGTCATGGCGCACATTAGGGTAGGGAAATACGCGATGCGTGCGCTCGATGAGCAAATTCCGCTGAAGTACGGAGTTGTCGGCCAGGAGACGTGCGGGCCGGGCGGTATCGCATACGGCATGCGTTCGATCGGCGGCGTGCTTGAAATAGTAGATTACATGGAAACATACTCGCCTGATGCATGGATGCTTAATTACTCCAACCCGGCGGCGATTGTAGCCGAAGCTACGAGACGCCTCAGACCGAATTCGAAAATTCTTAATATCTGTGATATGCCGGTCGGAATCGAAGACCGGATGGCGCACATTCTCGGCCTGTCCTCAAGAAAAGACATGAAGGTCCGCTATTACGGTTTAAATCATTTCGGCTGGTGGACATCGATTCATGATCAAGAGGGCAACGATTTAATGCCGAAGCTGAAGGAGCATGTATCTCAATACGGGTATATTCCGAAGACGGATGCTGAAGCTGTAGAGGCGAGCTGGAATGATACGTTCGCCAAAGCGCGTGACGTACAGGCCGCAGATCCTGACACACTGCCGAATACGTATTTGCAATATTATTTGTTCCCGGATGATATGGTGAAAAAATCAAATCCGAATCATACGCGGGCAAACGAAGTGATGGAAGGGCGCGAAGCCTTCATTTTCAGTCAATGTGACATGATCACACGCGAGCAGTCCTCGGAAAACAGCGAAATCAAAATAGATGATCACGCATCATATATCGTTGATCTGGCCCGGGCAATTGCCTACAACACAGGTGAAAGAATGCTGTTGATCGTTGAAAACAACGGCGCGATTGCGAACTTTGACCCGACTGCGATGGTCGAGGTGCCATGTATCGTCGGCTCTAATGGGCCTGAACCGATCACAGTCGGCACCATTCCGCAATTCCAAAAGGGGCTGATGGAGCAACAGGTATCGGTTGAAAAACTGACTGTTGAAGCGTGGGCAGAGAAATCGTTCCAAAAGCTCTGGCAAGCGCTGATTCTGTCAAAAACAGTGCCGAACACGCGTGTGGCAAGGCTCATTCTCGAGGATTTAATAGAGGCCAACAAAGACTATTGGCCACAGCTTGATCAAAGCCCAACCCGCATTTCATAA